A genomic region of Azoarcus sp. KH32C contains the following coding sequences:
- a CDS encoding ABC transporter ATP-binding protein, producing the protein MRTDTSSAKQSPILQVRNLKVAYGGIQAVKGISLQLNKGELVSLIGANGAGKTTTLNTLAGIVPVASGEILYAGQEIGKLPSHMRLRQGLALVPEGRGIFTRLTVEENLQTGAYTRRDLDGVAADMEKVFTMLPRVKERLHQTAGTLSGGEQQMVAIGRALLSRPQVLLLDEPSMGLAPLVVEKIFEVIHTITREGMAVLLVEQNANLALEVSERAYVMEGGHITLEGSGKDLLNDPKVRSAYLGEELGEEVAA; encoded by the coding sequence GTGCGCACTGATACCTCATCCGCCAAGCAATCCCCCATCCTGCAGGTCCGCAACCTGAAGGTCGCCTACGGCGGCATCCAGGCCGTCAAGGGCATCAGCCTGCAGTTGAACAAGGGCGAACTGGTGTCGCTGATCGGTGCGAACGGCGCCGGCAAGACGACGACGCTGAACACGCTCGCGGGCATCGTCCCGGTCGCGAGCGGCGAGATCCTCTACGCCGGCCAGGAGATCGGCAAGCTGCCGTCGCACATGCGCCTGCGCCAGGGCCTCGCGCTCGTACCCGAAGGCCGCGGCATCTTCACGCGCCTCACCGTCGAGGAAAACCTGCAGACCGGCGCCTACACGCGCCGTGACCTGGATGGCGTCGCCGCCGACATGGAGAAGGTCTTCACGATGCTGCCCCGCGTGAAGGAACGCCTGCACCAGACCGCCGGCACGCTCTCCGGCGGCGAGCAGCAGATGGTCGCGATCGGCCGTGCGCTGTTGTCGCGCCCGCAGGTGCTGCTGCTGGACGAACCCTCGATGGGCCTCGCCCCGCTCGTCGTTGAGAAGATCTTCGAGGTGATCCACACGATCACGCGCGAAGGCATGGCCGTGCTGCTCGTCGAGCAGAACGCCAACCTCGCGCTGGAAGTCTCGGAGCGCGCCTATGTGATGGAAGGCGGCCACATCACGCTGGAAGGCAGCGGCAAGGATCTGCTGAACGACCCGAAGGTGCGCAGCGCCTACCTCGGCGAAGAGCTCGGCGAGGAAGTCGCGGCCTGA
- a CDS encoding response regulator transcription factor, translating into MRILIVEDDALVADGLKQGLQQLGYTVDVATSAEEADAFVAGESFDLALVDIGLPGVDGLEFIRRLRERGNRLPALVLTARESMEDTVRGLDAGADDYITKPYRLPEVAARMRALLRRAHAVSDACLRHNGLALDTRTRAATLDGEPIELTNREWAILEMLLMASPAVVSKDKLVQSLAGWDKDITPNAIEVHVSRLRGKLAPGAIVIRTVRGIGYRVDAPAD; encoded by the coding sequence ATGCGGATACTGATTGTCGAAGACGACGCGCTCGTCGCGGACGGCCTCAAGCAGGGCCTGCAGCAGCTCGGCTATACCGTGGACGTCGCGACGAGCGCGGAGGAAGCCGACGCCTTCGTCGCCGGCGAGAGCTTCGACCTTGCGCTGGTCGACATCGGTCTGCCCGGCGTCGACGGGCTCGAATTCATCCGTCGCTTGCGAGAGCGCGGCAACCGACTGCCGGCGCTCGTGCTGACGGCACGCGAAAGCATGGAAGACACGGTCCGCGGGCTCGACGCCGGCGCCGACGACTACATCACAAAACCCTATCGCCTGCCCGAAGTCGCCGCCCGGATGCGCGCCCTGCTGCGCCGCGCCCATGCCGTCAGCGACGCCTGCCTGCGCCACAACGGGCTCGCGCTCGACACGCGGACGCGCGCCGCAACGCTCGACGGCGAGCCGATCGAGCTGACGAACCGCGAATGGGCGATCCTCGAGATGCTGCTGATGGCTTCCCCGGCCGTCGTCAGCAAGGACAAGCTGGTGCAGAGCCTCGCCGGCTGGGACAAGGACATCACGCCGAACGCGATCGAGGTGCACGTCTCGCGCCTGCGCGGCAAGCTCGCGCCCGGCGCGATCGTGATCCGCACGGTCCGCGGCATCGGATATCGCGTCGATGCGCCGGCTGACTGA
- a CDS encoding branched-chain amino acid ABC transporter substrate-binding protein — protein sequence MKLNKLILALAAASLAAGAVHAKEVVVRIGHAGPLTGPAAAFGKDGENGARLAIEDANAKGIKIGGDTVKFELVGEDDQADPRTATTVAQRLADSGVKGVVGHVTSGASIPASRIYENAGIPVITPSATSPKLTQQGYKMTFRVIANDLQQGNALGKYAVGELKAKKIAVIDDRTAYGQGLADAFANAVKAAGGEVVGREFTNDKATDFMAILTKVKAMNADAVFFGGMDAQAGPLTRQMKQLGMNSKFLTGDGGCTGEMLKMAGDALSNTTYCTQAGIPLDKMPGGAAFRAQYKKRFGNDIHVYAPYAYDATMAMIEAMKTANSFEPAKYQPNLRTVSYQGVTGPVSFDDKGDIKGGSITVYNFNGGQWAPIQTIQ from the coding sequence ATGAAGCTGAACAAACTGATTCTCGCCCTCGCCGCTGCGAGCCTCGCCGCCGGCGCCGTCCACGCCAAGGAAGTCGTCGTACGCATCGGCCATGCCGGCCCGCTGACCGGCCCGGCCGCCGCCTTCGGCAAGGACGGCGAAAACGGCGCCCGCCTCGCGATCGAGGATGCCAACGCCAAGGGCATCAAGATCGGCGGCGACACCGTCAAGTTCGAGCTGGTCGGCGAAGACGACCAGGCCGACCCGCGTACCGCGACCACCGTCGCGCAGCGTCTCGCCGATTCGGGCGTCAAGGGCGTCGTCGGCCACGTGACCTCGGGCGCGTCGATTCCCGCCTCGCGCATTTACGAAAACGCCGGCATCCCGGTGATCACCCCGTCCGCCACCAGCCCCAAGCTCACGCAGCAGGGTTACAAGATGACCTTCCGCGTCATCGCCAACGACCTGCAGCAGGGCAACGCGCTCGGCAAGTACGCGGTGGGTGAGCTCAAGGCGAAGAAGATCGCCGTCATCGACGATCGCACCGCCTACGGCCAGGGTCTCGCCGACGCTTTCGCCAATGCGGTGAAGGCCGCCGGCGGCGAAGTGGTCGGACGCGAATTCACCAACGACAAGGCGACCGACTTCATGGCGATCCTCACCAAGGTGAAGGCCATGAACGCGGATGCCGTGTTCTTCGGCGGCATGGACGCCCAGGCCGGCCCGCTGACCCGCCAGATGAAGCAGCTCGGCATGAACTCGAAATTTCTGACCGGCGACGGCGGCTGCACCGGCGAGATGCTGAAGATGGCGGGCGACGCGCTCTCCAACACCACCTACTGCACCCAGGCCGGCATCCCGCTCGACAAGATGCCCGGCGGCGCCGCCTTCCGCGCGCAGTACAAGAAGCGCTTCGGCAACGACATCCACGTCTATGCCCCCTACGCCTACGACGCCACGATGGCGATGATCGAGGCGATGAAGACCGCCAACTCGTTCGAGCCGGCGAAGTACCAGCCGAACTTGCGTACCGTCTCCTACCAGGGCGTCACCGGCCCGGTCTCCTTCGACGACAAGGGCGACATCAAGGGCGGTTCGATCACCGTCTATAACTTCAACGGCGGCCAGTGGGCGCCGATCCAGACCATCCAGTAA
- a CDS encoding branched-chain amino acid ABC transporter system, permease, which produces MTTTSSTLTLPAGFALDQRVQRPLVILLALVAPIVALSFGKSWVRVLDFAMLYVMLAIGLNLVVGFAGLLDLGYIAFYAVGAYTWAFLASPHFGIHLPFWIVLPLGATFAAVAGIALGFPTLRLRGDYLAIVTLGFGEIIRIFMNNLNQPINITNGPQGIDSIDPLVVGGVDLSMDLSLFGIQTPSVVLYYYAFLVCVVIALILVRRCQISRIGRAWAAIRDDELAAKAIGIDTRAMKLLAFAMGATFGGVAGGLFSAFQGFVSPESFSLTESIVVLTMIVLGGMGNLAGVVVGAVMLTALPELLRHFAVPMQMALFGKTLLDPEVLRMLLLSLAMIVMMLVRPAGLLPARTRYAHRDRRNA; this is translated from the coding sequence ATGACCACGACTTCCTCGACCCTGACGCTGCCGGCGGGCTTCGCGCTCGACCAGCGCGTGCAACGCCCGCTCGTCATCCTGCTCGCGCTCGTCGCCCCCATCGTTGCCCTGTCCTTCGGCAAGAGCTGGGTGCGCGTGCTCGACTTCGCGATGCTCTACGTGATGCTCGCGATCGGCCTCAACCTGGTGGTCGGCTTCGCCGGCCTGCTGGACCTTGGCTACATCGCCTTCTATGCGGTCGGCGCCTACACCTGGGCCTTCCTCGCCTCACCGCACTTCGGCATCCACCTGCCGTTCTGGATCGTGCTGCCGTTGGGCGCGACCTTCGCGGCAGTCGCCGGCATTGCGCTGGGTTTCCCGACGCTGAGGCTACGAGGCGACTACCTCGCGATCGTGACGCTGGGTTTCGGCGAGATCATCCGCATCTTCATGAACAACCTGAACCAGCCGATCAACATCACCAACGGCCCGCAGGGCATCGACTCGATCGACCCGCTGGTCGTCGGCGGCGTCGATCTGTCGATGGACCTGAGCCTCTTCGGCATCCAGACGCCCTCGGTCGTCCTCTATTACTACGCCTTCCTCGTCTGCGTCGTGATCGCGCTGATCCTCGTGCGCCGCTGCCAGATCTCGCGCATCGGCCGGGCGTGGGCCGCGATCCGCGACGACGAACTCGCCGCCAAGGCGATCGGCATCGACACCCGTGCGATGAAGCTCCTGGCCTTTGCAATGGGCGCGACCTTCGGCGGTGTGGCCGGCGGCCTCTTCTCGGCCTTCCAGGGCTTCGTCAGCCCCGAGAGCTTCAGCCTCACCGAATCGATCGTCGTGCTGACGATGATCGTGCTCGGCGGCATGGGCAACCTCGCCGGCGTCGTCGTCGGCGCAGTGATGCTGACCGCGCTGCCCGAACTGCTGCGCCACTTCGCAGTGCCGATGCAGATGGCGCTCTTCGGCAAGACGCTGCTCGACCCCGAAGTGCTGCGCATGCTGCTGCTGTCGCTGGCGATGATCGTGATGATGCTCGTCCGCCCCGCCGGCCTCCTGCCCGCCCGTACCCGCTATGCCCACCGTGACCGGAGAAACGCATGA
- a CDS encoding FKBP-type peptidyl-prolyl cis-trans isomerase → MSQTTTDSGLIIEDLEVGTGATAVKGKRVSVHYTGWLTDGRKFDSSKDRNDPFDFPLGAGHVIRGWDEGVQGMLEGGKRKLTIPPQLGYGSRGAGGVIPPNATLVFEVELLKVL, encoded by the coding sequence ATGTCTCAGACCACCACCGACAGCGGCCTCATCATCGAAGATCTGGAAGTCGGCACCGGCGCCACCGCCGTCAAGGGCAAGCGCGTGTCCGTGCATTACACGGGCTGGCTGACCGACGGCCGCAAGTTCGATTCGAGCAAGGATCGCAACGACCCGTTCGACTTCCCGCTCGGGGCCGGCCACGTCATCCGCGGCTGGGACGAGGGGGTGCAAGGGATGCTGGAAGGCGGCAAGCGCAAGCTGACGATTCCGCCGCAGCTCGGCTACGGCTCGCGCGGCGCCGGCGGCGTGATCCCCCCCAATGCGACCCTGGTGTTCGAAGTCGAACTGCTGAAGGTTCTCTAA
- a CDS encoding branched-chain amino acid ABC transporter permease, producing METFLQQTLNGLVSGSIYALVALGYTMVYGILGLINFAHGDLLMVGALVALQTISLLNSAVPGLHPALLLIAGVVTAVPVCMAVGYLIERIGYRRLRNAPKLAPLITAIGVSFLLQTLAMILWGREFHVFPQLVSTTPMQPIDGVVVSPLQIFTIVVAFALMAGLMLLVNKSRLGRAMRATAENHRVAGLMGINANGVIAATFIIGSGLAALAGVLFASNYAIAHYAMGFTPGLKAFTAAVLGGIGNLPGAMVGGLVLGLVESFGAGYIEHLTFGFLNSSYQDIFAFIMLGAVLIFRPSGLLGERVADRA from the coding sequence ATGGAAACCTTCCTGCAACAAACACTCAACGGCCTGGTGTCGGGCAGCATCTACGCGCTCGTCGCCCTCGGCTACACGATGGTCTATGGCATCCTGGGCCTGATCAACTTCGCCCACGGCGACCTCTTGATGGTCGGCGCGCTGGTCGCGCTGCAGACCATTTCGCTGCTCAACTCCGCCGTTCCCGGCCTGCATCCGGCCCTGTTGCTGATTGCCGGCGTCGTCACCGCCGTTCCGGTATGCATGGCGGTCGGCTACCTGATCGAACGGATCGGCTACCGGCGTCTGCGCAACGCACCCAAGCTCGCGCCGCTGATCACCGCGATCGGCGTGTCCTTCCTGCTGCAGACCCTGGCGATGATCCTGTGGGGCCGCGAGTTCCACGTCTTCCCGCAACTCGTCTCGACGACCCCGATGCAGCCTATCGACGGCGTCGTGGTGTCGCCGCTGCAGATCTTCACGATCGTCGTCGCCTTCGCGCTGATGGCCGGACTGATGCTGCTGGTGAACAAGAGCCGGCTGGGCCGCGCGATGCGCGCGACCGCCGAGAACCACCGCGTCGCGGGCCTGATGGGCATCAACGCCAACGGCGTGATCGCCGCGACCTTCATCATCGGCTCGGGCCTAGCCGCGCTCGCCGGCGTGCTCTTCGCGTCGAACTACGCGATCGCGCACTACGCGATGGGCTTCACGCCGGGACTGAAGGCCTTCACCGCCGCGGTGCTGGGCGGCATCGGCAACCTGCCGGGCGCGATGGTCGGCGGTCTGGTGCTGGGCCTCGTCGAATCCTTCGGCGCGGGCTACATCGAACACCTCACCTTCGGCTTCCTCAACTCGAGCTACCAGGACATCTTCGCCTTCATCATGCTCGGCGCCGTCCTGATCTTCCGCCCGTCCGGCCTGCTCGGCGAACGCGTCGCCGACCGCGCCTGA
- a CDS encoding cytochrome c family protein — MTSRTHIIAAALCMGAVFAAPQAWAIGDAGKGRNVFAEECGDCHSPVVGTNKKGPSLHGVIGRKAGSVADFSGYSEAMRQSGIEWTPDRLDAYLQLPRKTVVGGKMKYDGLPNAAARADVIAYLISLK; from the coding sequence ATGACGTCGAGAACGCACATCATCGCCGCCGCCCTCTGCATGGGGGCGGTATTTGCGGCGCCGCAGGCCTGGGCCATCGGTGACGCCGGCAAGGGCCGGAACGTGTTCGCCGAGGAATGCGGCGACTGCCACAGTCCGGTTGTCGGGACGAACAAGAAAGGGCCGAGCCTGCATGGCGTCATCGGACGCAAGGCCGGGTCGGTGGCGGATTTTTCCGGCTATTCGGAGGCGATGAGGCAGTCGGGTATCGAATGGACGCCTGACCGGCTCGATGCCTATCTCCAGCTTCCGCGGAAGACCGTCGTCGGCGGCAAGATGAAGTACGACGGCCTGCCGAACGCGGCCGCGCGGGCCGACGTGATCGCCTATCTCATCTCGCTGAAATAG
- a CDS encoding sensor histidine kinase, whose protein sequence is MRRLTDRMPRVRSPLGLRRRLILALAIPLLLIVVTSSALDYRVARQTADTAHDEALADTVFDLKSYVTKQQGAGRIDLTQEAEAILRSNAPDLLYFSVRNAAGELLAGDAGLPAFDAPSDANRVQFRDGAYRERPVRIALLRMDGASGPLITVMETTGKRQQSRQRILAAMVLPNLAVVAATLIAVLFGVRHGLLPLQAVEREIAARSVTDLHAFDLAASPIEIRPMLSRLNELFVLLRQASEVQQRFIADAAHQLRTPLAGLQNQLDLAVGEGAFGQNPQRLDHIEEATSRIGHLLSQLLAYARTEASTPAPRVFEAVRLEQLVENSASLFLDAALARDIDLGFEISAAATVGLSWMLQEALSNLIDNAIRYTPRGGVVTVRCGSDGAQPFLEVEDSGPGIAPEHATHVFERFYRIPGSSGTGCGLGLAIVSEIAQVHRAEVLLAAAAPHGLRVRIRFPAALPV, encoded by the coding sequence ATGCGCCGGCTGACTGACCGCATGCCGCGCGTGCGGTCGCCGCTCGGCCTGCGCCGACGCCTGATCCTCGCGCTCGCGATCCCGCTGCTGCTGATCGTCGTCACGAGTTCGGCGCTCGATTACCGCGTCGCCCGTCAGACCGCCGACACGGCCCACGACGAAGCCCTCGCCGACACCGTGTTCGACCTGAAATCCTATGTCACCAAACAGCAGGGCGCCGGCCGGATCGACCTGACGCAGGAGGCGGAGGCGATCCTGCGCAGCAATGCGCCGGACCTGCTTTACTTTTCCGTGCGCAACGCGGCCGGCGAACTCCTCGCGGGCGACGCCGGCCTGCCGGCCTTCGATGCGCCGTCCGACGCCAACCGGGTGCAGTTCCGCGACGGCGCGTATCGGGAGCGGCCGGTGCGGATCGCGCTCCTGCGCATGGACGGCGCCTCCGGCCCGCTGATCACGGTGATGGAGACCACCGGCAAACGCCAGCAGTCGCGGCAGCGCATCCTTGCAGCGATGGTGTTGCCCAACCTCGCGGTGGTTGCGGCGACCCTGATCGCCGTGCTGTTCGGCGTGCGCCACGGCCTGCTGCCCTTGCAGGCGGTCGAGCGCGAGATCGCCGCGCGCTCCGTGACCGACCTGCACGCGTTCGACCTCGCGGCATCGCCGATCGAAATCCGCCCGATGCTCAGTCGCCTGAACGAGCTTTTCGTCCTGCTGCGGCAAGCGTCGGAAGTGCAACAGCGCTTCATCGCCGATGCTGCCCACCAATTGCGCACGCCGCTTGCCGGCCTGCAGAACCAACTCGATCTCGCCGTCGGCGAAGGCGCATTCGGACAGAATCCCCAACGCCTCGACCATATCGAGGAGGCCACCAGCCGCATCGGTCACCTGCTGAGCCAGCTCCTCGCATATGCCCGCACCGAAGCCTCGACCCCGGCACCGCGCGTCTTCGAGGCTGTCCGGCTCGAACAGCTCGTTGAGAACTCCGCGTCGCTGTTCCTCGACGCCGCCTTGGCAAGGGACATCGACCTCGGCTTCGAAATATCCGCCGCGGCAACGGTCGGCCTGTCATGGATGCTGCAGGAGGCCCTGTCGAACCTGATCGACAATGCGATCCGTTACACGCCGCGCGGGGGCGTCGTCACCGTCCGCTGCGGCAGCGATGGCGCCCAGCCCTTCCTGGAGGTCGAGGACAGCGGACCGGGGATCGCGCCGGAACATGCGACGCACGTCTTCGAACGCTTCTACCGGATCCCGGGCTCCAGCGGGACTGGTTGCGGCCTGGGGCTCGCCATCGTCAGCGAAATCGCCCAGGTGCATCGTGCAGAAGTCTTGCTCGCGGCCGCCGCTCCGCACGGACTTCGCGTCCGTATCCGCTTCCCAGCAGCCTTGCCCGTATAA
- a CDS encoding Lrp/AsnC family transcriptional regulator, which yields MKLDQAQRRILTLLQKDSSVSTQHLAEKVGLSPSPCWRRVRELEEAGLIRGYVALVDRNKVGLSTCVWVRVRLKKHSADVLERFEQVVKGCEEVVECYELLGETDCLLKLYLPNLEAFSQFMHNFLLKIPEVDVTHSSVALREIKNETALPL from the coding sequence ATGAAGCTCGACCAGGCGCAGCGACGGATCCTCACGCTGCTGCAGAAGGATTCGTCCGTCAGTACCCAACACCTGGCCGAAAAGGTCGGGCTGTCGCCGTCGCCGTGCTGGCGGCGGGTGCGGGAACTGGAGGAGGCCGGCCTGATCCGCGGTTACGTCGCGCTGGTCGACCGCAACAAGGTCGGCCTCAGCACCTGCGTGTGGGTGCGGGTGCGGCTGAAGAAGCACAGCGCGGACGTGCTGGAGCGCTTCGAGCAGGTCGTGAAGGGCTGCGAAGAAGTCGTCGAGTGCTATGAGCTGCTCGGCGAGACGGATTGCCTGTTGAAGCTCTACCTGCCGAACCTCGAAGCCTTTTCGCAGTTCATGCACAACTTCCTGCTCAAGATCCCGGAAGTCGACGTCACGCATTCGAGCGTCGCGCTGCGCGAGATCAAGAACGAGACGGCGCTGCCGCTGTAA
- a CDS encoding methyl-accepting chemotaxis protein, protein MLSSLKIRNRLWLLVGTAMLLIAVVSLASAWNQRNETIKERRQKTQALVENAMTLIRHYGDLAAGGKMEADAAREQAKAAVGALRYDGDNYFFIVDTAHHMIRHPMKPELEGKDLSGLKDANGVLIVVEAVAAAKRGKGDFVDYIWPRGAGSAPVPKVSTSALYEPWGWVVTTGIYVDDVATEFRGALVRAGLIFVVAAGFLLALAWRIVVSIVRPLTKVQHIAQRIADGDLSQNIEARGRDELASVLQSCSRMQAALREIVGSLQHNSQDIAAMSSQLAAATTQLSHSTEDHAQAAVSMAASVEEMSVSISQVSDSAREVCDSATRSGEASVAGRNIIGALVSADTDTSRSVQATAEKIRELGELTERISSIVAVIREVAEQTNLLALNAAIEAARAGEHGRGFAVVADEVRKLAERTANSTKEIAETIGLVQSVTADTVGSMERVVAEMDGVARLSDEAGQSIQLIDAQSQNVLVVVGEITNALNEQSSTSNDIARRVEQIAQMTEENSAAVRQTASAAQQLESVATVLQDTARRFRVA, encoded by the coding sequence ATGTTGTCGAGTCTGAAAATCCGCAACCGCCTGTGGTTGCTCGTCGGTACCGCGATGCTCCTGATTGCGGTCGTATCGCTGGCTTCCGCGTGGAACCAGCGCAACGAAACGATCAAGGAACGACGACAGAAGACCCAGGCGCTGGTGGAGAACGCGATGACGCTGATCCGCCACTACGGCGATCTCGCGGCGGGCGGAAAGATGGAGGCCGATGCCGCGCGCGAGCAGGCGAAGGCTGCGGTCGGCGCGCTGCGCTACGACGGCGACAACTATTTCTTCATCGTCGACACCGCCCACCACATGATCCGCCATCCGATGAAGCCCGAGCTCGAAGGCAAGGATCTGTCCGGTCTCAAGGACGCCAACGGCGTGTTGATCGTCGTCGAAGCGGTCGCGGCGGCCAAGCGCGGCAAGGGCGATTTCGTCGATTACATCTGGCCGCGCGGCGCCGGTAGCGCGCCGGTGCCCAAGGTGTCGACCAGCGCGCTGTATGAGCCCTGGGGCTGGGTGGTGACGACGGGCATCTACGTCGATGACGTTGCCACCGAATTCCGCGGCGCTCTGGTCCGCGCCGGGCTGATCTTCGTCGTCGCGGCGGGCTTCCTGCTGGCGCTCGCGTGGCGCATCGTCGTGTCGATCGTCCGTCCGCTCACGAAGGTGCAGCACATCGCCCAACGCATTGCCGACGGCGACTTGTCGCAGAACATCGAGGCGCGCGGGCGCGACGAACTCGCGTCGGTGCTGCAGTCCTGCAGTCGCATGCAGGCCGCGCTGCGCGAGATCGTCGGCTCGCTGCAACACAATTCGCAAGACATTGCCGCGATGAGCAGCCAGCTTGCGGCGGCGACGACCCAGCTCTCCCATTCGACGGAGGACCACGCTCAGGCCGCCGTGTCGATGGCAGCGTCGGTCGAGGAAATGTCGGTGTCGATCTCGCAGGTGTCCGACAGCGCCCGCGAGGTGTGCGATTCGGCAACCCGCTCGGGCGAGGCCTCCGTCGCAGGTCGCAACATCATCGGTGCGCTGGTGTCTGCCGACACCGACACATCCCGGTCCGTCCAGGCGACCGCCGAGAAGATCCGCGAACTCGGCGAGCTGACCGAACGCATTTCGTCGATCGTCGCCGTGATCCGCGAGGTGGCGGAGCAGACGAATCTGCTGGCGCTGAACGCCGCGATCGAGGCGGCGCGCGCCGGCGAGCATGGCCGCGGCTTTGCCGTCGTTGCGGACGAAGTGCGCAAGCTCGCGGAGCGCACCGCCAATTCGACGAAGGAGATCGCCGAGACGATCGGGCTGGTGCAGTCCGTGACGGCGGATACCGTCGGTAGCATGGAAAGGGTCGTTGCCGAGATGGACGGCGTCGCGCGCCTGTCGGACGAAGCGGGGCAGTCGATCCAGCTGATCGACGCACAGTCCCAGAACGTCCTCGTGGTCGTCGGCGAGATCACGAACGCGCTGAATGAGCAGTCCTCGACGAGCAACGACATCGCGCGCCGCGTCGAGCAGATCGCGCAGATGACCGAGGAAAACAGCGCGGCCGTGCGCCAGACGGCTTCGGCCGCACAGCAGCTGGAGTCGGTGGCGACGGTGCTGCAGGATACGGCACGGCGCTTCCGCGTCGCATAA
- a CDS encoding ABC transporter ATP-binding protein has translation MITLLESRTVNKRFGGLQALTDVSLKIHRGEVYGLIGPNGAGKTTFFNVLTGAYAIDGGEFVMNGSELPGGKPHLIVQHGIARTFQNIRLFRELTALENVMAGHHIRSSAGIFGVLAQTRATREEERLMQERALEILDYVGIGRHADTVAKNLSYGDQRRLEIARALATEPQLLALDEPAAGMNATETVGLRALIETIRADGVTVLLIEHDVKLIMGLCDRVAVLDFGKKIAEGTPAEVQRDPDVIRAYLGGHRAH, from the coding sequence ATGATCACGCTGCTCGAATCCCGCACCGTCAATAAGCGCTTCGGCGGCCTGCAGGCGCTCACCGACGTGTCGCTGAAGATCCACCGCGGCGAGGTGTACGGCCTGATCGGCCCGAACGGCGCCGGCAAGACGACCTTCTTCAACGTGCTGACCGGCGCCTACGCGATCGACGGCGGCGAGTTCGTCATGAACGGGTCCGAACTGCCGGGCGGCAAGCCCCACCTCATCGTGCAGCACGGCATCGCACGCACCTTCCAGAACATCCGCCTCTTCCGCGAACTGACCGCGCTGGAGAACGTGATGGCCGGCCACCACATCCGCTCGTCGGCCGGCATCTTCGGCGTGCTCGCCCAGACCCGCGCGACGCGCGAGGAAGAGCGCCTGATGCAGGAACGCGCGCTCGAGATCCTCGACTACGTCGGCATCGGCCGCCACGCCGACACCGTCGCGAAGAACCTCTCCTACGGCGACCAGCGCCGCCTGGAGATCGCTCGGGCGCTCGCGACCGAGCCGCAACTGCTCGCGCTCGACGAACCGGCCGCCGGCATGAACGCGACCGAAACGGTGGGGCTGCGTGCGCTGATCGAGACGATCCGCGCCGACGGCGTCACCGTGCTGCTGATCGAGCACGACGTGAAACTGATCATGGGGCTCTGCGACCGCGTCGCCGTCCTCGACTTCGGCAAGAAGATCGCCGAAGGCACCCCGGCCGAGGTCCAGCGCGACCCCGACGTCATCCGCGCCTACCTGGGAGGCCACCGTGCGCACTGA
- a CDS encoding NapC/NirT family cytochrome c yields the protein MDKGSDKIRKASVFGLGSAGLILVGALLAGAGKVALDHTNTVEFCTSCHEMKDNNYSEYKDTIHAHNRSGVKATCADCHVPHEFVDTMVRKLKASNDVFQHLAGTIDTREKFEARRLELAKRVWQRMKDSDSRECRNCHDVEAMAADKQGTTARKQHQKLASGERTCIDCHFGIAHKEPDGGVEPLDLVKQ from the coding sequence ATGGACAAGGGAAGCGACAAGATCAGGAAGGCAAGCGTCTTCGGTCTGGGATCGGCAGGCCTGATACTGGTCGGGGCATTGCTCGCGGGCGCCGGCAAGGTCGCGCTCGATCACACCAATACCGTAGAGTTCTGCACGTCCTGTCACGAAATGAAGGACAACAACTACAGCGAGTACAAGGACACGATCCACGCGCACAACCGCAGCGGCGTGAAAGCCACCTGCGCCGACTGCCACGTGCCCCACGAGTTCGTCGACACCATGGTGCGCAAGCTCAAGGCGTCGAATGACGTGTTCCAGCATCTCGCGGGCACGATCGACACGCGCGAGAAATTCGAAGCCCGTCGCCTCGAGCTCGCGAAGCGCGTGTGGCAGCGGATGAAGGACTCGGATTCGCGCGAATGCCGAAACTGCCACGACGTCGAGGCGATGGCCGCCGACAAGCAGGGCACGACTGCGCGCAAGCAGCACCAGAAACTCGCGTCCGGCGAGCGGACCTGCATCGACTGCCACTTCGGCATCGCACACAAGGAGCCCGACGGAGGCGTCGAGCCGCTCGATCTCGTGAAACAATAG